GGTTAATCTCTACTAGTAATCTTCAGCTCTTGTGTGATTTACTGAACAACATGATTTGTTCATATTACATACGATTCAATTAATTTAGTGTGTGTCATATCTAGATCTCAAATTATGCATATCTAGATATGCTCATTCTtaacttttgaatttggattgcAGGAATCATCATTTTGGTTGGGGCTTTGCTATATTTTGGCATCCATCTCCATTTATGATGACTACAGCAATGATGTCCTAGACATGGCCAATGGCTCCTGTTTTCCTAGGTATTTTCCTACCCTTTAAAAACCTCTCTTTTAACTGCACAAGTGAACCTTGACATAACATTGTTTCTTTGATTGTATACGAAAAGACCCATTTATCGAAAGAAGGATATGCAGTCAGTAGATAAACCTGAAGAATCTCAATCTGTTAGAAGTTGTCCCTCTCTTACGGATTTGGTTAAGAATCTCATTCTTGAGCTGAAACCTTTGGAGGTACTTTGTGTTCATAATAACTAGTGCATTCCTTTAGCTCAAAAGTTTCCAGAGCTGAATGAAAATTTTGGACTCTGCTTTCTTCTATAGCTTCTTGATCGTCTTTTTAAGGAGTGTAAGCGGCAAGGGGAAATTGTCGTCTCCAATGGATTAATAACACTTGAAGATATTGAGCATGCCAGATCCAATAATGACATCACAGTCATTAGCATTGGCTTACCTGCTTACTGCATTCTTCAGACAATCCTTCGTTCGGCAAAAGCCGATTCAACTGGATTGCTCCTGAGTAagtttcatttccttctttttgatGATGACTTTGAGCATATAAAAACTACTTTCAAATCCATTTGGGTTTCAATTGATTTAGATGACAACGTTACGGAGATTACTACCGCAAATCGACCGCAAGATGTATTCTTTGATTGGTTTCTGAGTCCTCTTCTGATCATCAAGGAGCAAATAAAAGCAATAAATCTCTCTGAGGAGGAAGAGGACTACCTCTCTAGATTGGTCTTGTTGGGTgatgatcccattagaatgaaGAATTCAAACATCAGCTTGCCGCCAGAATCTAAATGCAAGTGCGCCGAACTTGAGGCATTGGCTCGAAGGTAAGTACTTGGAAAAACTTGGTACATCATTTAATGAATTCTGGTAATTTCATCATACCCATAATGGCTTTCTTCTGTCTACCATGAAGGCTTCGAGGGATCACCAGACTGATATCGAGATTTCCAACATTCAAACGTCGGTTTGGCAGTCTTGTCGATGCAGTGTTTGAAGATATCATCAAGAAGAATGATAGAAGCAGACCAAGTAGACGTAAATTTTCCAAATCAGAGAGTGCTATTGGGAGGTTTCTAAATCAGATatctttgaaaaataaaacaggAAATGATGAGACTGATCAAGAACCAAATGTAGTTGAAAGAGATGTGGAAAGCAAACTAACATAGTTCTTTCTTCAGCTGTAATCTTTTTAGTTTCTGTATTATCACTGAAGTGTTCATcagtatatttgaaaattcaaactttGTTCTAGAAAGATTGACAGATGAaactatattatataaaaagtaatGTTTAGGTATTGCTCCCCTTTCCTCTACATGCAccaaaaactcatttttttttaataatttccttttcaaaaaatgaaCGTGCCACATGTCAATTTATTGAATGTAATAGGAAGTGCCACATGTCAGTTTTTAATTGAATGTAATATAAAGTCCATGGAAATTTGtaatataatttaatgtaatttaattatattatgataattaaattacattgaaaaatattatgataattcCAAGAATTACCATGAATTTTGACTTTTTCATGCATTTAGCCTAAATTTAGTGATTTAAAAAGATTTGAGATCTATGATGATATATCAATTGAGAATTTTAGAAATAGTCTGCGTTTATCGTGAATATGTTTTCTTTAATAATGATTTGAGAATACTATGATTATAGGTTTTGAGACAATAGTGGTTTTTAAACCACACGATCTATGTATTCATAGTGATTATCCATATgctatgtgaatatattttcgTAGTATATCAAAAAGAGATACAGGTCTTTGAGACCCACTTTGGCACATACATAGGCTTTTGGGCCATGTGTTGGGGTGTCAAACCTCTTAGGGGCAGCTTTGCATGCACGTATGACCATATTAGATTGCTCTGCTACATGTCTTGGGACTACTTGATATGTAATATGACCAACTATTGTTCTATAGTGCGTATAGGGTTTACTCTAAGCTAGTATGACCAAATATTAAGTACAAATTTAGCGAAGATTCTATATATGAGCTTACTTGTCTCTTTTTTCTCTCgttttattttcataaacataatttcaaataagtaattttctaagtaaactatcACTCACTGGATTTGTTAGCTCAACATTTCTTCCTAATTATTTCCACTAGATAGCATCAGAGTTCCAGGCATGCCTACTAGAGCTAACATCTACCATCTATCCTCTTAGACATGCTACACATCATTTTATATGTACATTCGGCTTGGGAATACATTGTAAATATAAGATGTTGATTGAGATTTTATGTTTTGACTAGATTATTATTAGTGGTTGACATGGTTTCGATGGAATGTTTCTATTGTCTATTCTGTGTTAACATTATCAATGGTtttagattttttgttttttttttttttttttttttggtgtggATCCACACTTGAAGATAGAATGTAAGCTGAAATTAGATATTGGAAAGTGTTAGTATACCTTATGGGGAAATTTGTCGTTTTTAATTGAATGTAATTTAAAACAGTTTACGAAAAAAATGGATGGAAAAAACCACTAAGTATTATTTAAACGAGGAAAAAAAGTGGTTGTCGGGCGGGGAACTACCCAGGTGACATTGATGGCCGTCAAGAACCGGCCTGTTATCCTTCCACCGACAGGAGTGGGAGGTTACGCTGCTCTGTGAATCCAGCCTCACGCGGTGCCCTCCAATCTCTAGGGGCAGTGGACACCAAGCCTTCGCCCGAAGCCCAAGGCCCGACTCCCTACTTGGAAACGGACAGGCCAGACAGACTTCTTGAGAGGACCCTACCATCCGGGCCGAACCAGCCTCCAACCACATTATTGCCTCCGTTTGGATTACAAGCTCACACTACCGAGCTCGGCGTTTGTAAGGAGTTGGCATGCCATTTATAAAGAAGATGCAGAGTTGTCATTTTATCGATGTGGTACAACATTTCAATCAAATTCTGTTTCAAAAACTTAAATActcttttcatatttcatatttatatgaatatgatatgTTGAAGAATAttaccttttttattttcttctggtTTCCCACGGTCCAAGcaggaaaagaaaaaaccagAACGATTCATTGCCCATTACCCGAAATTGTAGGACTCGACGTGCAATCAGCCATGGATGAACAAAAATCAACCGCCCACTATATTCAAACTCCTCTCAACTCCCATTTACGCCACTATAAATCTCTCCCCCACCAATCAACCTTCACTTCTTGTTATTGAACATATCCGTGGTGTTAtgaacactcatgaaggactaacttctTGTTATTGAAcatatccgtggacacaaaaatataattttagttcAAAGTGTACAGTTGTAGATTTTAGTGGAATGTAcccatagttaacaaatattgattaatttggttaatgagtttagccaattaatcccgtatcgttggagcttttgatctacATATCCACcaagtccccttgttagctcactagagaaTATTTAAGAGGGATATTTGAATTGTTTGGATTAGtttgaggaaaccatatattaatgtgatcaatatataattgattatgaacatgatctataattcaaataaaattggaaagtaatatttgaataaaattcaattaattaaatcaagtgaattagattcacaaagaattaactaatagagaggtattgcacatatacataaatgtttatgataattaaatatatatacattaaattggatttaatgtataaatagttatttaattaatgtgcaaattaaattaaataagttttatttaattgtgctaattaattaagtaagtgttatttaattaattagtctaattagttaattaattaattgtggaaaaGATAAATGGGAAAAAGATTAGGAAAAAAGCTTGatccttctctatataaagacttCCCTATGGCCCCTTTGAAAGACAGtgacaatacacaacacacAAGTATTATAAtgcaaaatttttcctaagcGACGAAAAGAATCATCTCTACTTCCAAAACCCTTTTCTTTATCTTAATcttgactatttcacctagatgacctaggtaactcgatctgaatcctgagctaactatgaactcctgtttattcgagattgtccttagatttgcatagttgagggttggcttaacagcgtcggctcaataagactcacattttaggggtaagaccggatagataactgggggcatagggtgcaagacggagtccATGCCTACCAGATTTAGGAATaggagaaagattgttctctcaagtaaTGAATCcgtgtcttgaacaaggggtcctaTCCTCTCATTGGgctaagagagtttggtttagtgattggatcacaaacgagttgttcattagaggatcagtagggacttacgagtatctgtgaagggttattggacaattgattggttatatctgatggacacagaaatatatctatggtaagaagagtagagctgtcaatctttagtggaatacttggaagttaacggatggtgaatctcgtggctaaagagtttagtcagctattcaagtaccgttggagcttcgagccataggttcatcatgtccccttggtagctcaatggattcaagttgagaatcagtttgaagtgttcaaattgacaagagggagttcgattatatatgatatgattgaactggtcaattatatatgatatggttgacatgatgtatgagatacattaattgaaggaataggatataaatataatttatatctagtggaggagaaatggattatggtttatatgttgtatatgatatgatattaaactatagattatcaatataatatgattatatttatttctaattaaagaattataagataattgttggcggatttttctccataaccgaatgagatagtgggaggttgcttTCAGCgtaattgaaggataaaatgaaaatgggttTCATTTTACAACAGATCAAATAGTCGCTCCCCGATTTAGTACACTGCCCTAGTAAACAAGAGCATACAAGATAACtcaaagtttactaaacgattgtacaCACGTGCGCTTTACCTAAACCATCGTgaagcatttgctaaacgatcatatgcCCGAACgtttttactaaacaatcatctaAACGATTAAGCCCCTTTTAgcacacgatcgtgtaccttttactaaacgatcaagtagtcgtctatacgatagacttcagatatctcccacttgcttggtcgtggtaaacaatcgttccttcctccttctctctaccaaatccaacaaagttcacacctcctggattctcactccgagcaTACCGAGATTTTCGAGTGGTTGTGTCCTCCATTGTTGCCTTGTTCATGAGCAGTTCATTCGATGGTAGACGAcagcgagatttggtggacgataggCTTAACGGTCTCAACGACAGCGAGATTGGCTGAattgacgagagcgagatttaaagtgaagaagatttcttcaactagtatgttcattcctttgttgtttaaagttcaaagcatgccgtaatttattgttaaatgcataactagtttgtttGATAGTGAATGCGGTgtttctatcacaatgagtttggaatgatcttgcttccgctcagaggtgcTCTTTGATAAGATTTCCTTcagtaaagtgctacaaatggtctgatcccgaccattcatgtggagacatgtgagagggggtgtcctatataaagagcttgtataagaccgaaccatgagatgattagtctttttatataacgcccttgataattgaaacttacatttcactaaaatgatcatagatgacatgaccttaatctggAGTGAGtcggaactcttgcctatgagggcggtcctttgattagtatgggtgagagtgatcagattaccaactcaataagcgtacctttttggggattcttctaattggggagctgagaactcagctacacaagatgaaatgcactccttccctgaagcaggcgtaagtagataaattgctccttaacggctgattctgagtcttgaacataatggccacaccctatctttagaagagaggactcagtcattgtagtactatgacttattattcattaaagaaatcaatagtacttaagaagttagatataactataggggcaaaacgttaatttggcccagctgtacttacgagcgatttctgaagggtcatcgtactatttcttggttatatggacacaaaaatatatcagtagtgcgaagagtgcaaccatCGGTCTTTAATttagtgaccaacagttaacggatggtggatctcatgactaagagtttagtcagttattcatgtaccattggagttttaagctataagtccatgaagtcctcttggtagctcaatgggttcaagttgagaaatagattttgggttagtttgaagtgttcaaattaacgagagaaaattcaattatatgtgatataattgatatgatgtattagatacattaattggaggaattaatataaatttgatttatcttaagtaccataaaataaattttcatatgataacattgttgggttttatgtcctaaaactcatagatagtaaatataacttttgactgttcattaataaattatattgatgtttttcaataaagcgttattgtttattattatgttaATCATGCCTAAATAACtctaatccaataaattaatatccTGGGTTGTTGTATGAGTATTGATctatatgtggagatatatggGGATCACTGTTTAAgaacaacctaaagggtttatagtataaatataaggttgggtaccttatcctgtaacactatggatatgactttgtatttgatacaaacacaatgatttaaagtttataatttaattaaactttctggtataaatttatttttgaatttgatttaaaatttaatttatgggtgaattaaatatttgaaggactttaaatattaattgtaatatgaattaatcattttaatttaattatatttaatcaaatatgatttgataaattaattaaattaaaaactatagattatataagagaaagataattgaatgtgattcaattataagattaaattaaatatgtgatatttaatttaatgattaattaattggagaatcaattatttaatttaattatatttaatcaaatatgatttgattaaattaattgaatttaaactataggttatgtgagagggaTGTATTATACaggagatatttaattattattaattaatttgattaattcataattatttaatttaatattttataaattaaattcgatttaatttatttagttaaattaaatatatatttattattatttaattaattaaaattaattttttttttatttgggaAGGGAGAGGGAATCTTCTCCCTAATTCTTCTCCCTCTCCCTCCAATACTCACATATGAGGTTCAGATCTCTGAGAATTAGTGTGtgtgaacaaaaaaaaaaaactttctcaCAGTTTTTTTTCTCCCATTATTCTCCCTTAATCCAAGATTGAAGAGGGGATCCCACAATCCCGCCTCGTTAGATCCGTGAGAGAAGACCAATGAAGGCTTATTGGAGGTGTTGTTGATATCCAACAAGTTTGTTTTAAGTTATGaattccttttattattattttttttgaacgTATATGTTTAGCCTAGGTTTATTTTCCAAtgctaaatttatttgatattaaattagagTTAGATCTGTTGTTTTCCACTGTGCAGGGCTTTAATCCCTGCAGAAATAttagaactataggttataaatataatatgataagttggttatcatatttatttataatatattaattatatgataattaattctttttctttaataatcattttgagcgggaggttattggaagttctatggt
This DNA window, taken from Benincasa hispida cultivar B227 chromosome 6, ASM972705v1, whole genome shotgun sequence, encodes the following:
- the LOC120079109 gene encoding uncharacterized membrane protein At3g27390-like, producing the protein MIEAKLNDCVDDNKVAKPDCLCDRLTRRQESSFWLGLCYILASISIYDDYSNDVLDMANGSCFPRPIYRKKDMQSVDKPEESQSVRSCPSLTDLVKNLILELKPLELLDRLFKECKRQGEIVVSNGLITLEDIEHARSNNDITVISIGLPAYCILQTILRSAKADSTGLLLNDNVTEITTANRPQDVFFDWFLSPLLIIKEQIKAINLSEEEEDYLSRLVLLGDDPIRMKNSNISLPPESKCKCAELEALARRLRGITRLISRFPTFKRRFGSLVDAVFEDIIKKNDRSRPSRRKFSKSESAIGRFLNQISLKNKTGNDETDQEPNVVERDVESKLT